A genome region from Hevea brasiliensis isolate MT/VB/25A 57/8 chromosome 7, ASM3005281v1, whole genome shotgun sequence includes the following:
- the LOC131181579 gene encoding (S)-hydroxynitrile lyase-like, whose translation MAVTHFVLIHTICHGAWVWHKLKPVLEAAGHKVTALDLVASGIDLRIIEQVGSFDAYSEPLLNFLETIPEGEKVILVGESCGGINVAIACDKYTDKIAAAVFHNSLMPDTVHSPSYVLDKFLEVFPDWKDSVFESYTNGDDTITTVKLGPYLMENYIYTDCHPEDLELAKMSTRKGSTFREILAKREFFTKKGYGSIKKIYIYGDEDKIMTEDFHQWQIQNYKPEKLYVVPGGGHKLMLSRVNDLFTILQEVADTYAYL comes from the exons ATGGCTGTCACGCATTTTGTTCTGATCCATACCATATGCCATGGTGCGTGGGTTTGGCACAAGCTCAAACCCGTGCTCGAGGCAGCTGGCCATAAGGTCACTGCATTGGACCTTGTCGCCAGTGGTATTGACCTTAGGATAATTGAGCAAGTTGGCTCATTTGATGCCTACTCTGAACCATTGTTGAATTTCTTGGAAACAATCCCTGAAGGAGAAAAGGTAATTCTTGTTGGCGAGAGCTGTGGAGGCATTAATGTTGCTATTGCCTGTGATAAATACACAGACAAGATTGCAGCTGCCGTTTTTCATAATTCACTAATGCCAGACACCGTTCATAGCCCATCTTATGTTCTGGATAAG TTTTTGGAGGTCTTTCCTGATTGGAAGGACAGTGTATTTGAATCATACACCAATGGAGACGACACCATAACCACAGTGAAATTAGGCCCCTATCTTATGGAGAATTATATTTATACGGATTGTCATCCTGAG GATCTTGAATTGGCGAAAATGTCAACAAGGAAGGGATCAACATTTCGAGAAATTTTAGCCAAACGAGAATTCTTCACAAAGAAAGGTTATGGATCGATTAAGAAAATTTATATCTATGGCGACGAGGACAAAATAATGACTGAAGATTTTCATCAATGGCAAATACAAAACTATAAACCAGAAAAGCTTTATGTAGTCCCCGGTGGAGGTCATAAGCTGATGCTTTCAAGGGTTAACGACCTCTTTACTATTCTTCAGGAGGTGGCTGATACATATGCTTATCTTTGA
- the LOC131181580 gene encoding (S)-hydroxynitrile lyase-like, with translation MAVAHFVLIHTICHGAWVWHKLKPVLEAAGHKVTALDLVASGMDLRTIEQVGSFDAYSEPLLNFLETIPQGEKVILVGESCGGINVAIAADKYTDKIAAAVFHNSLMPDTVHSPSYVLDKFMEVFPDWKDSVFESYTNGDDSITSVKLGPYLMENYIYTDCHPQDLELAKMLTRKGSTFQEILAKRKVFTKKGYESIKKIYIYGDDDKIMTADFHQWQIQNYKPEKVYVVSDGGHKLMLSRVNDLFIILQGVADTYA, from the exons ATGGCTGTCGCCCATTTTGTTCTGATTCATACCATATGCCATGGTGCATGGGTTTGGCACAAGCTCAAGCCTGTGCTCGAGGCAGCTGGCCATAAGGTCACTGCATTAGACCTTGTAGCCAGTGGTATGGACCTAAGGACAATTGAGCAAGTTGGCTCATTTGATGCCTACTCTGAACCATTGTTAAATTTTTTGGAAACAATCCCTCAAGGAGAAAAGGTGATTCTTGTTGGTGAGAGTTGTGGAGGAATCAATGTTGCTATTGCTGCTGACAAATACACTGACAAGATTGCAGCTGCCGTTTTCCACAATTCACTAATGCCAGACACTGTTCATAGCCCATCTTATGTTCTGGATAAG TTTATGGAGGTGTTTCCTGATTGGAAGGACAGTGTGTTTGAATCTTACACCAATGGAGATGATAGTATAACCTCGGTGAAATTGGGCCCCTATCTTATGGAGAATTATATATATACGGATTGTCATCC CCAGGATCTTGAGCTAGCAAAAATGTTGACAAGGAAGGGATCAACATTTCAAGAAATTTTGGCCAAACGAAAAGTCTTCACGAAGAAAGGTTATGAATCAATTAAGAAAATTTATATCTACGGCGATGATGACAAAATAATGACTGCAGATTTTCATCAATGGCAAATACAAAACTATAAACCAGAAAAGGTTTATGTAGTCTCTGACGGAGGTCATAAGCTGATGCTTTCAAGGGTTAATGATCTCTTTATCATTCTTCAAGGGGTGGCTGATACATATGCTTAA
- the LOC110649556 gene encoding 2-methylbutanal oxime monooxygenase: MSVATITSLPPQWLSILAVFLLPILTLLLFRGKDDNKKKGLKIPPGPRRLPLIGNLHQLSSQPYVDFWKMAKKYGPVMQLQLGRCPTVVLSSTETSKELMKDRDVECCSRPLSVGPGQLSYNFLDVAFSPYSDYWREMRKLFIFELLSMRRVQTFWYAREEQMDKLIEILDGSYPNPVNLTEKVFNMMDGIIGTIAFGRTTYAQQEFRDGFVKVLSATMDMLASFHAENFFPVVGRYIDSLTGALAKRQQTFADVDRYFEKVIEQHLDPNRPKPETEDIVDVLIGLMKDESASFKITKDHLKAILMNVFVGGIDTSAVTITWAFSELLKNPKLMKRAQEEVRRAVGPNKRRVEGKEVEKIKYIDCIVKETFRKHPPVPLLVPHFSMKHCKIGGYDILPGTTIYVNAWGMGKDPTIWDNPEEFFPDRFLNSEVDYRGSHFELVPFGAGRRICPGLAMGTTAAKYILSNLLYGWDYEMPRGQKFEDFPLIEEGGLTVHNKQDIMVIPKKHKWG; this comes from the exons ATGTCCGTAGCCACCATAACCTCACTCCCTCCACAATGGCTTTCCATTCTTGCAGTCTTTCTTCTTCCAATTCTCACTTTGCTTCTCTTCAGAGGCAAAGACGACAACAAAAAGAAAGGACTCAAGATCCCTCCAGGACCTCGACGGCTTCCCCTCATTGGCAATCTTCACCAATTGAGTAGCCAACCTTACGTCGATTTTTGGAAAATGGCCAAGAAGTATGGCCCTGTCATGCAACTTCAACTCGGTAGATGCCCTACTGTTGTACTCTCCAGCACTGAAACCTCCAAGGAACTCATGAAAGACCGAGATGTTGAGTGCTGTAGCCGCCCACTGTCAGTAGGTCCAGGACAATTGTCTTATAACTTCTTGGATGTTGCATTTTCTCCATACTCAGATTACTGGAGAGAAATGCGTAAGCTCTTCATTTTTGAGCTTCTTAGCATGAGAAGAGTGCAGACGTTTTGGTATGCAAGGGAGGAGCAAATGGACAAGTTGATTGAAATCTTGGATGGTTCTTATCCAAACCCAGTTAATCTCACTGAGAAAGTGTTCAACATGATGGATGGGATCATCGGTACAATTGCATTTGGAAGGACTACTTATGCTCAGCAAGAGTTCAGGGATGGTTTTGTGAAGGTGCTGTCTGCAACCATGGACATGTTGGCTAGCTTCCACGCAGAGAATTTCTTCCCAGTTGTTGGAAGATATATTGATTCTTTGACAGGGGCTCTTGCTAAGAGGCAGCAGACATTTGCCGACGTCGATCGCTACTTCGAGAAGGTTATTGAACAGCATCTTGATCCTAATAGGCCTAAACCAGAAACTGAAGACATTGTTGACGTGTTGATTGGGTTGATGAAGGACGAGAGTGCCTCTTTCAAAATCACCAAGGATCACCTGAAGGCTATTCTCATG AACGTCTTTGTGGGTGGAATCGATACAAGTGCAGTGACAATAACATGGGCATTCTCAGAGCTGCTCAAGAACCCAAAACTGATGAAGAGGGCACAAGAAGAAGTGAGAAGAGCTGTTGGTCCGAATAAGAGAAGAGTAGAAGGAAAAGAGGTggagaagatcaaatacattgatTGCATAGTAAAAGAAACATTTAGGAAGCATCCACCAGTTCCACTACTAGTTCCACACTTCAGCATGAAGCATTGCAAGATTGGTGGATATGATATTCTCCCAGGAACAACAATTTACGTCAACGCCTGGGGTATGGGAAAAGATCCTACCATCTGGGACAATCCTGAAGAGTTTTTCCCAGACAGATTTTTGAACAGTGAAGTTGATTACAGAGGGTCTCACTTTGAGTTGGTACCATTTGGAGCTGGTCGCAGGATTTGCCCTGGTTTGGCTATGGGCACCACTGCTGCGAAGTACATATTGTCAAATCTTTTGTATGGATGGGACTATGAGATGCCTAGAGGACAGAAGTTTGAGGACTTCCCTCTGATTGAGGAAGGTGGCCTGACAGTCCACAACAAGCAGGATATCATGGTCATTCCTAAAAAACACAAATGGGGTTGA